A genomic segment from Sulfuritalea hydrogenivorans sk43H encodes:
- a CDS encoding DUF3079 domain-containing protein, whose amino-acid sequence MAKKFPLHPKHPERICWGCDKYCPVDALGCGNGSDRTQHPAELLGEDWLDYGDWGIDTETEPPRTKGGSNKGPGSE is encoded by the coding sequence ATGGCGAAGAAATTTCCCTTGCACCCGAAGCATCCCGAGCGAATCTGCTGGGGCTGCGACAAGTACTGCCCGGTCGATGCGCTCGGATGCGGCAACGGCTCGGACCGCACCCAGCACCCCGCGGAACTGCTCGGCGAGGACTGGCTCGACTACGGCGACTGGGGCATCGATACCGAGACGGAACCGCCGCGCACTAAGGGCGGCAGCAACAAGGGGCCGGGTTCGGAGTAG
- the ccoG gene encoding cytochrome c oxidase accessory protein CcoG yields MNKAMTQQAVARKVIEIKPYADPEAKVYPRSISGIYARWRWVFVWLTQGIFYGLCWLPWHGRQAILFDIDTRKFYLFDLVLWPQDTIYLVLLMVIGALALFLFTAVAGRLWCGYACPQTVYTEIFLWFEKLIEGERRQRIALDAAPWSLHKLSIKTAKHAVWIIFSLWTGFTFVGYFTPIRELAHDLLTLSPGAWSAFWVLFYGFATYGNAGFLREQMCRQICPYARFQFVMLDPDTLIIAYDAKRGDARGARAKGVDPRQQNLGDCVDCGICVQVCPTGIDIRNGLQNECIGCAACIDACDQVMDKMDYPRGLIRYSTENAVSERLTPLDIVRRAFRPRVIVYAAILLSLAAATAWSLSTRIPLKVNVLKDRGALSREADDGSVENIYRLQIMNTGDKTRTFRIRIAGVEGIRLHDDTPVTVPGGEIGSRTASVRADPGAAKSGAIPISFSIEDVADAAVAVTEKSKFWMP; encoded by the coding sequence TTGAACAAGGCCATGACCCAGCAGGCCGTCGCCAGAAAAGTCATCGAAATAAAGCCCTACGCCGATCCGGAAGCGAAGGTGTACCCGCGCTCGATCAGCGGCATCTACGCCCGCTGGCGCTGGGTCTTCGTCTGGCTGACGCAGGGCATCTTCTACGGCCTGTGCTGGCTGCCGTGGCACGGCCGGCAGGCCATCCTGTTCGACATCGACACGCGCAAGTTCTACCTCTTCGACCTGGTGCTCTGGCCGCAGGACACGATCTATCTCGTTCTGCTGATGGTCATCGGGGCGCTGGCCCTGTTCCTATTCACTGCGGTAGCGGGGCGCCTGTGGTGCGGCTACGCCTGTCCGCAAACCGTCTACACTGAAATTTTCCTGTGGTTCGAGAAACTCATCGAGGGCGAGCGGCGGCAGCGCATCGCGCTCGATGCCGCGCCGTGGTCTTTGCACAAGCTGTCAATCAAGACCGCCAAACATGCCGTCTGGATCATCTTTTCGCTGTGGACCGGCTTCACCTTCGTCGGCTATTTCACGCCGATCCGCGAGCTGGCCCACGATCTGCTGACGCTGTCCCCGGGCGCCTGGTCGGCCTTCTGGGTGCTGTTCTACGGCTTCGCCACTTACGGCAACGCCGGCTTCCTGCGCGAACAGATGTGCCGGCAGATCTGCCCCTACGCGCGATTCCAGTTCGTCATGCTCGACCCCGACACGCTGATCATCGCCTACGACGCCAAGCGCGGCGACGCGCGCGGCGCGCGCGCGAAGGGCGTCGACCCGCGCCAGCAGAACCTCGGCGACTGCGTCGACTGCGGCATCTGCGTCCAGGTCTGCCCGACCGGCATCGACATCCGCAACGGGCTGCAGAACGAGTGCATCGGCTGCGCCGCCTGCATCGACGCCTGCGACCAGGTGATGGACAAGATGGACTATCCGCGCGGCCTGATCCGCTACTCGACGGAGAACGCCGTCAGCGAGCGCCTCACGCCGCTGGACATCGTGCGCCGGGCCTTCCGGCCGCGCGTGATCGTCTACGCCGCGATCCTGCTCTCGCTCGCCGCCGCCACCGCCTGGTCGCTATCGACGCGCATTCCGCTCAAGGTCAATGTGCTCAAGGACCGCGGCGCGCTGTCGCGCGAAGCCGACGACGGCTCCGTCGAGAACATCTACCGCCTGCAGATCATGAACACCGGCGACAAGACCCGGACTTTCCGCATCCGCATCGCCGGCGTCGAGGGCATCCGCCTCCACGACGACACGCCGGTCACCGTGCCGGGCGGCGAGATCGGCAGCCGCACCGCCAGCGTCAGGGCCGATCCCGGCGCGGCGAAATCCGGCGCGATTCCGATCAGCTTCAGTATCGAGGACGTGGCCGACGCCGCGGTGGCCGTCACCGAGAAATCAAAGTTCTGGATGCCCTGA
- a CDS encoding hemerythrin domain-containing protein, with protein sequence MKRHPDLLQLSREHYGALKLARDARRAAESGATDEVTALAQRVAALFAAELDPHFRVEEQGILILLAEAGEHELAGRTLADHAELRRLAKRLATPDAETLLSFAELLGAHVRFEEREVFEAVQARLGVDTV encoded by the coding sequence ATGAAGCGCCACCCCGACCTGCTGCAACTCTCGCGCGAGCATTACGGCGCGCTGAAGCTGGCACGCGATGCTCGCCGTGCGGCCGAATCGGGCGCAACGGACGAGGTAACGGCGCTGGCGCAGCGCGTCGCCGCCCTTTTCGCCGCCGAGCTCGATCCGCACTTCCGCGTCGAGGAGCAGGGCATCCTGATTCTCCTGGCGGAAGCCGGCGAGCATGAGCTGGCAGGGCGCACCCTGGCCGACCACGCCGAGCTGCGCCGCCTCGCCAAACGTCTGGCCACGCCCGATGCGGAGACGCTGCTGAGTTTTGCCGAGCTGCTGGGCGCGCATGTCCGCTTCGAGGAACGCGAAGTCTTCGAGGCAGTCCAGGCCAGGCTCGGCGTGGACACCGTTTGA
- a CDS encoding ferredoxin--NADP reductase has protein sequence MGAVEEPGPEILGKRNSAGPQEKWTTERVLSIRYWTPTLVTVRTTRYRGFRFTPGHYTRLGLGAADDIVWRPFSLASAAYDDFLEFIAVLVPGGAFSEQLKHLRAGDRLRVDKASYGFLTVDQLARGRDLWMLASGTGLGPFLSILQDPAVWQNYERLIVAHSVRHSSELAWRDEIADIPKRELFADAKSTLTYLPVVTREPGETLLAERIPLLLADGRLEAAAATPLDAAASRVLVCGNPEMTRELRQFLTTRGFATNRRGVPGQMAFEKYW, from the coding sequence ATGGGCGCCGTCGAAGAACCCGGCCCGGAAATCCTCGGCAAGCGCAACAGCGCCGGCCCGCAGGAAAAATGGACCACCGAGCGTGTGCTTTCGATACGCTACTGGACGCCGACGCTGGTGACCGTGCGCACCACGCGCTATCGCGGCTTCCGCTTCACGCCGGGGCACTACACGCGCCTCGGGCTCGGCGCCGCCGATGACATCGTGTGGCGTCCCTTCTCGCTGGCCTCGGCGGCCTATGACGACTTCCTCGAATTCATCGCCGTGCTGGTGCCGGGCGGGGCGTTCTCGGAGCAGCTCAAGCACCTGCGCGCCGGCGACAGGCTGCGCGTCGACAAGGCCAGTTACGGCTTCCTCACCGTCGACCAACTGGCCCGCGGCAGGGATCTCTGGATGCTCGCCAGCGGCACCGGGCTCGGCCCCTTCCTCTCGATACTCCAGGATCCTGCCGTCTGGCAGAACTACGAGCGCCTGATCGTCGCGCACAGCGTGCGCCACTCGTCCGAGTTGGCCTGGCGCGACGAAATTGCCGACATCCCAAAACGCGAATTGTTCGCCGACGCCAAATCCACGCTCACCTATCTGCCGGTCGTCACCCGCGAGCCGGGTGAAACCCTACTGGCCGAACGTATCCCTCTGCTGCTCGCCGACGGCCGCCTCGAAGCCGCCGCCGCGACGCCGCTCGATGCCGCCGCCTCGCGCGTGCTGGTCTGCGGCAATCCAGAGATGACCCGCGAACTGCGTCAATTCCTGACGACGCGCGGCTTCGCCACCAACCGGCGCGGCGTGCCGGGGCAGATGGCCTTCGAGAAATACTGGTAG
- a CDS encoding DUF2249 domain-containing protein yields MSTTQNFKATIDVRHIIPRERHPLIFSTFDHLGAGEALLLVNDHDPKPLFYQFQAESKGEFTWDYLEAGPNVWQVRIGKPVPEGAAAPVGGCGCNH; encoded by the coding sequence ATGAGCACGACACAGAACTTCAAGGCCACCATCGATGTCCGCCACATCATTCCCCGCGAGCGCCATCCGCTGATTTTCAGCACCTTCGACCATCTGGGCGCCGGCGAGGCGCTGCTGCTGGTAAACGACCACGATCCGAAGCCGCTCTTCTACCAGTTCCAGGCCGAATCGAAAGGCGAGTTCACCTGGGATTACCTGGAAGCCGGCCCCAATGTCTGGCAGGTCCGGATCGGCAAGCCCGTCCCGGAGGGCGCCGCCGCGCCTGTCGGCGGCTGCGGCTGCAACCACTAG